The Glycine soja cultivar W05 chromosome 8, ASM419377v2, whole genome shotgun sequence genome has a window encoding:
- the LOC114422186 gene encoding calmodulin-binding transcription activator 2, with product MAEGASYGLRRSLDIQQLQFEAQHRWLRPAEICEILRNYRMFHITSEPHNRPPSGSLFLFDRKVLRYFRKDGHNWRKKKDGKTVKEAHEKLKIGSVDVLHCYYAHGEENENFQRRSYWMLEPDMMHIVFVHYLEVKGNKNIVVNTEGDEIPSDSQKVTSSSSSLPTHHSSVPSLSTDSVSPTTSLMSLREDADSEDIHQASSGLRPLYESQHSGNGPLTEKIGAGSNSSYLIHPFSGDYEQSSISGTDYIPVVHGDKFRGNDTAYIDGQKTHDVATWSTVLQSTAKLHNDPSLASSPSIPSSSMGDVLEQEHTIFSDLLMSKSGLTEVAESSQSLQSNWQIPFEDNSGGMPMLTQTQTFGLQFRSDYGTGLLGNETRNACSESAAILYSFNGEPKEQPMQQNYLQELEDGQSQHALKSNSANKVPDEETINYGLTVKRTLLDKDESLKKVDSFSRWITKELGEVADLNMQSSPGISWSTDECQHVIDDTSLSPSLSQDQLFSINDFSPKWAYAESEIEVLIIGSFLKSQPEVTTCNWSCMFGEVEIPAKVLADGILCCQAPRHKVGRVPFYVTCSNRLACSEVREFDFREGFARNVDFADFYNSSEILLHLRLEDFLSLKPVDPSNHSFEGDMEKRNLIFQLISLREVEEYSIKDEVTTELDISQHMVKEHLFHKQFKEKLYSWLLHKVTESGKGPNVLDEDGQGVLHLAAFLGYDWAINPIISAGVNINFRDVNGWTALHWAASCGRERTVAVLVSMGADCGALTDPSPSSPAGRTAADLASSYGHKGISGFLAESSLTHHLETLTMDDQKGGRQEISGMKAVQTVSERSATPVHFGDMPDLCLKDSLTAVRNATQAADRIHQVYRMQSFQRKQLTQYESDELGLSDQQALSLLASRACKSGQGDGLANAAAVQIQKKFRGWKKRKEFLMIRQRVVKIQAHVRGHQVRKQYKPIIWSVGILEKIILRWRRKGSGLRGFRPNVINEVPDQQNNSLKEDDYDYLKEGRKQKEEKIQKALSRVKSMAQYPEARAQYRRLLNVVEDFRQTKASNEGLINSEETVDGMEDLIDIDMLLDDDNFIPIAFD from the exons ATATTCAGCAATTACAATTTGAAGCCCAGCATCGATGGTTGCGACCTGcagaaatttgtgaaattcttcGTAATTATCGGATGTTTCATATCACATCAGAGCCTCATAACAGGCCACCAA GTggttcactttttctttttgatcgAAAAGTTTTGAGATACTTTAGAAAGGATGGGCATAAttggagaaagaaaaaggatggAAAAACTGTGAAAGAAGCTCATGAAAAGTTGAAG ATTGGAAGTGTTGATGTGTTGCACTGCTACTATGCCCatggagaagaaaatgaaaattttcaaaggCGAAGCTACTGGATGCTTGAACC GGATATGATGCACATAGTATTTGTCCATTACTTGGAAGTTAAG GGTAACAAAAATATTGTAGTAAATACTGAAGGTGATGAGATCCCATCAGATTCCCAAAAGGTAACTTCTTCATCGTCTAGCCTTCCCACACATCATAGCAGTGTTCCTTCTCTGAGTACAGATTCCGTGAGCCCAACAACCAGTTTGATGTCTTTACGTGAAGATGCTGATTCTG AGGATATCCACCAAGCAAGTTCTGGGTTGCGCCCATTATATGAGTCACAACATAGTGGGAATGGTCCATTGACGGAAAAGATTGGTGCTGGTTCGAACAGTTCATATCTTATTCATCCCTTTTCAG gtgATTATGAACAGTCATCAATTTCTGGAACGGATTATATCCCTGTTGTTCATGGggataaatttagaggaaaTGATACTGCTTATATTGATGGTCAGAAAACACATGACGTGGCAACATGGAGCACTGTCTTGCAAAGCACTGCCAAATTGCATAATGATCCTTCTCTTGCATCATCTCCTTCCATTCCATCTAGTTCAATGGGAGATGTCCTTGAACAAGAACATACCATTTTTAGTGACCTTTTAATGAGCAAAAGTGGTCTCACTGAGGTAGCAGAGAGCTCTCAGTCTCTCCAATCAAATTGGCAG ATTCCTTTTGAAGACAATTCAGGAGGCATGCCAATGTTAACCCAAACCCAGACATTTGGTCTGCAATTTAGATCTGATTATGGCACCGGTTTACTAGGGAATGAAACTCGTAATGCATGTTCTGAAAGTGCTGCGATCCTGTACAGTTTTAATGGTGAACCAAAAGAGCAGCCTATGCAGCAAAACTATCTACAAGAGCTTGAAGATGGACAATCTCAACATGCACTAAAATCCAATTCTGCAAATAAAGTTCCTGATGAAGAAACTATCAACTATGGCTTAACAGTGAAGCGCACATTATTGGACAAAGACGAGAGCCTGAAGAAGGTTGATAGCTTCTCTCGGTGGATTACTAAGGAACTTGGAGAGGTGGCTGATTTGAATATGCAGTCCTCACCTGGTATTTCATGGAGTACAGATGAATGCCAGCATGTGATAGATGATACCTCATTGAGCCCATCTCTCTCTCAAGATCAACTGTTTAGTATAAATGATTTTTCACCTAAATGGGCTTATGCTGAGTCCGAAATTGAG GTGTTGATTATTGGATCATTTTTGAAGAGTCAACCAGAGGTGACAACCTGCAACTGGTCCTGTATGTTTGGGGAAGTTGAGATTCCCGCCAAGGTCTTAGCTGATGGAATTTTGTGCTGTCAAGCTCCGCGTCATAAGGTTGGACGGGTCCCTTTCTATGTGACATGTTCCAATAGGTTAGCTTGTAGTGAAGTGCGGGAATTCGATTTCAGAGAGGGCTTTGCCAGAAATGTAGATTTTGCAGATTTTTATAACAGTTCTGAAATTCTGCTTCATTTGCGACTAgaggattttctttctttaaagcCAGTGGACCCTTCAAATCATTCTTTTGAGGGTGATATGGAGAAAAGAAACTTGATTTTTCAGCTCATTTCACTGAGAGAGGTGGAGGAATATTCAATTAAGGATGAAGTGACTACAGAATTGGATATATCCCAACACATGGTGAAGGAGCATCTGTTTCACAAGCAGTTTAAAGAGAAGCTGTACTCATGGCTTCTTCACAAAGTAACTGAGAGTGGTAAAGGGCCAAATGTATTAGATGAGGATGGGCAAGGTGTGCTACATTTAGCAGCTTTTCTTGGCTATGATTGGGCCATAAATCCAATTATATCTGCTGGAGTTAATATCAACTTCCGAGATGTGAATGGATGGACAGCTCTTCATTGGGCTGCATCCTGTGGCAG AGAGCGCACAGTTGCTGTCCTTGTCTCCATGGGTGCAGATTGTGGAGCATTGACAGATCCATCTCCCTCATCTCCAGCAGGTAGAACAGCTGCAGATCTTGCCTCTAGCTATGGGCACAAAGGAATTTCTGGTTTTCTTGCCGAGTCTTCATTAACTCACCACCTCGAAACCCTCACAATGGATGATCAAAAAGGTGGTCGGCAAGAAATTTCAGGAATGAAAGCGGTGCAGACAGTTTCAGAACGATCTGCAACACCCGTGCACTTTGGTGATATGCCAGATCTCTGCCTCAAGGATTCGCTTACTGCTGTGCGTAATGCAACACAAGCTGCTGATCGTATACATCAAGTATACAGAATGCAGTCATTCCAGAGGAAGCAGTTAACTCAGTATGAAAGTGATGAGCTTGGATTGTCAGATCAGCAAGCACTTTCCCTTCTAGCTTCCAGAGCATGCAAATCTGGACAAGGAGATGGTTTAGCCAATGCTGCTGCAGTACAGATACAGAAAAAGTTTCGTGGttggaagaagagaaaagaattcTTGATGATTCGTCAAAGAGTTGTTAAAATCCAG GCCCATGTAAGAGGTCACCAAGTAAGGAAACAGTATAAACCAATCATCTGGTCTGTGGGAATCCTGGAGAAGATCATATTACGTTGGAGGCGCAAGGGTAGTGGTTTACGTGGATTTCGACCAAATGTCATTAATGAAGTCCCCGATCAACAAAATAATTCTCTGAAAGAGGATGATTATGATTATCTCAAGGAGGGACGGaaacaaaaggaagaaaagatccAAAAGGCCCTATCAAGGGTGAAGTCCATGGCTCAGTATCCAGAGGCACGTGCTCAATACCGGCGTCTGCTAAATGTTGTTGAGGACTTCCGTCAAACCAAG GCATCTAACGAGGGTTTGATCAATTCTGAAGAGACAGTTGATGGTATGGAGGATTTGATTGATATTGATATGCTTTTAGACGATGATAATTTCATTCCTATAGCATTTGATTGA